The proteins below come from a single Acaryochloris sp. CCMEE 5410 genomic window:
- a CDS encoding photosystem I protein PsaJ: MKFFSTAPVIAFIFFTLTAGFLVELNRFFPDILFFPY; the protein is encoded by the coding sequence ATGAAGTTTTTTAGTACGGCTCCTGTGATTGCTTTTATCTTTTTTACCCTGACAGCAGGGTTCTTGGTTGAGCTAAATCGCTTTTTCCCAGATATCTTGTTCTTCCCTTACTAA
- a CDS encoding Photosystem I reaction center subunit III, with protein MRRLFAVLLVMTLWLGVVPPASADIGGLVPCSESPKFQERAAKARNTTGDPNSGQKRFEMYSSALCGPEDGLPRIIAGGPWSRAGDFLIPGLLFIYIAGGIGNASRNYQIANRKKNPKNPAMGEIIIDVPLALSSTIAALAWPVKALGEVTSGKLTVPDSDVTVSPR; from the coding sequence ATGCGTCGATTGTTTGCTGTCCTTCTCGTAATGACACTCTGGCTTGGTGTTGTCCCTCCAGCCTCTGCTGATATTGGTGGACTCGTTCCCTGTAGTGAGTCCCCCAAATTCCAGGAGCGGGCTGCTAAAGCTCGTAATACGACTGGTGATCCTAACTCGGGTCAAAAGCGTTTTGAAATGTATAGCAGCGCTTTGTGTGGTCCAGAAGATGGTTTACCTCGAATTATTGCGGGTGGTCCTTGGAGCCGTGCGGGTGATTTCTTGATCCCCGGTCTGCTATTCATCTATATCGCTGGTGGTATTGGTAATGCTAGCCGCAACTACCAAATTGCTAACCGTAAGAAGAATCCTAAGAACCCCGCAATGGGCGAAATCATTATTGATGTGCCTTTGGCTCTTTCTTCCACTATTGCTGCGTTAGCTTGGCCCGTTAAAGCTCTTGGAGAAGTCACTTCTGGTAAGTTGACTGTCCCAGATTCTGATGTTACGGTCTCACCTCGCTAA
- the tsaD gene encoding tRNA (adenosine(37)-N6)-threonylcarbamoyltransferase complex transferase subunit TsaD — translation MATVLAIETSCDETAAAVVKKRHILSNIVASQIDIHRPYGGVVPEVASRHHVESINDVVSEALSQAQIDWPDIDGIAVTCAPGLVGALLVGLTAAKTLVMLHDKPLIGVHHLEGHIHASYLQNPDLAPPFLCLLVSGGHTSLIKVEDCGLYRTLGQTRDDAAGEAFDKVARLLDLGYPGGPVIDRIAKSGNPKAFALPEGKISLPEGGFHPYDSSFSGLKTAVLRLVESFRQQGNDVPVADIAASFQQTVAQALTRRAIKCALDYGLSTIAVGGGVAANSALRQQLLAAAEDKKLQVLFPPLSLCTDNAAMIACAGAEHLDRSHTSALTLAALSRMPISKVMELYPGSSPMHPPLELDAE, via the coding sequence ATGGCAACAGTTTTAGCAATTGAAACGAGTTGTGATGAAACTGCCGCCGCAGTTGTAAAAAAACGTCACATTTTAAGTAATATTGTTGCATCCCAAATCGACATTCACCGTCCCTATGGAGGGGTGGTGCCAGAGGTCGCCTCTCGCCACCATGTGGAGTCCATTAATGATGTCGTTAGCGAAGCCTTATCCCAAGCCCAGATAGATTGGCCAGATATTGATGGGATCGCTGTTACTTGTGCCCCGGGGCTGGTGGGCGCTCTGCTGGTTGGATTAACTGCAGCCAAGACCTTAGTCATGCTGCACGATAAACCTCTCATTGGGGTTCATCACTTGGAAGGGCATATCCATGCCTCCTATCTTCAGAATCCTGATTTAGCCCCCCCTTTTCTTTGTTTATTGGTGTCCGGTGGCCATACCAGTCTGATTAAAGTTGAAGACTGTGGTCTATACCGTACCCTGGGTCAAACCCGAGATGATGCAGCGGGAGAAGCTTTTGACAAAGTGGCCCGTTTGCTAGATCTGGGATACCCTGGCGGCCCTGTCATTGATCGCATTGCCAAGTCCGGCAATCCTAAGGCGTTTGCCCTCCCTGAGGGGAAAATTTCTCTACCAGAAGGTGGCTTTCATCCCTATGACTCCAGCTTCAGTGGCTTAAAAACAGCCGTTCTCCGCTTAGTGGAATCCTTTCGCCAACAAGGGAACGACGTGCCCGTCGCGGATATTGCAGCCAGCTTCCAACAAACGGTGGCTCAAGCCCTGACTCGACGAGCCATCAAATGTGCCTTGGACTACGGCTTATCCACTATTGCTGTTGGCGGTGGCGTTGCCGCCAATAGTGCCTTACGCCAACAACTATTAGCCGCCGCTGAAGACAAAAAACTACAGGTCCTGTTTCCACCCTTATCTCTTTGTACAGACAATGCCGCGATGATCGCCTGTGCAGGCGCAGAACACTTGGATCGAAGCCATACTTCAGCACTTACCCTGGCAGCATTATCCCGCATGCCCATTTCTAAAGTGATGGAATTATACCCAGGGTCATCCCCAATGCACCCTCCTTTGGAGCTTGACGCTGAATGA
- a CDS encoding ZIP family metal transporter, whose product MNLIVVGSIASLIAGLATGIGALPVLFVKTLTDRLQGIFLGFGGGVMLAATAFSLIVPGADLAMGQGNTETQAALIMVLGILLGGGFLWLAHNNFPHEHFFKGQEGPSTPNLARIWLFVVAITLHNFPEGMAVGVGFSGGSLSSGIALAIGIGLQNMPEGLVVAVALRSLNYSSLYALGVACLTGLVEPIGGVVGASIISLAQPLLPWAMAFAAGAMLFVISDEIIPETSRKGIQQEGTLGIMLGFVVMMYLDVALG is encoded by the coding sequence ATGAATCTGATCGTAGTGGGGTCAATCGCTAGCCTAATCGCTGGGTTGGCAACAGGCATCGGTGCATTACCCGTATTATTCGTCAAAACCCTGACGGATCGTTTGCAAGGTATTTTTTTGGGCTTTGGCGGTGGGGTTATGTTGGCCGCCACTGCCTTTTCCCTGATTGTGCCGGGAGCAGACCTGGCTATGGGTCAAGGTAATACTGAAACCCAAGCAGCTTTAATTATGGTGCTGGGTATTTTGCTGGGAGGTGGGTTCCTCTGGCTAGCCCACAACAACTTTCCCCACGAACACTTCTTCAAAGGTCAAGAAGGCCCGTCAACCCCTAACTTGGCTCGCATCTGGCTATTTGTGGTCGCCATAACCCTGCACAATTTCCCGGAGGGGATGGCGGTGGGGGTAGGTTTTAGTGGCGGCTCTTTATCCAGCGGCATTGCTCTTGCCATTGGCATCGGCTTGCAAAATATGCCCGAAGGACTGGTGGTAGCCGTCGCTCTGCGGTCCCTTAACTATTCATCCCTCTATGCCCTAGGCGTTGCCTGTCTCACCGGCTTAGTCGAGCCCATAGGTGGTGTTGTGGGGGCTAGCATTATTAGCCTGGCTCAACCCCTTTTGCCCTGGGCAATGGCATTTGCAGCAGGCGCAATGCTGTTCGTTATCAGTGACGAAATTATCCCCGAAACTAGCCGTAAAGGCATTCAACAGGAAGGGACCCTCGGAATCATGCTGGGATTTGTGGTGATGATGTATTTAGATGTTGCTCTAGGGTAA
- a CDS encoding alpha/beta hydrolase, translating to MNRQRFLVLVTAIILIAISWLGVFKARSGLVVRSLTANDIPMIFIAPKNSDPVPGVLIAHGFAGSKQLMLGYGYTFAQAGYGSLLWDFSGHGANPAPLNMETLQPDLEVAYQALTEQPEVDPERLAILGHSMGSSAVMTASIEQRDRFDATIAISPTRAEVTADKPANLQLQVGSGEGQFVESARKLLQTAGGKNQNLAEGRGRKLIVVPKVEHITILFSDISHQSALQWLNQTFNQFKTSSYMDRRIGWYGLHLIGGLMALAAIVPWFAAPAVQQAFLKPWQNWGGLLAAPLAATAGVSLISRGVELENLGGLKVGGALGIWFCLGGLIWIGVQGLWPIKKRRYGQFSPARTVGTGMLVFILLWFAFGAMAQVVWVQWWLIPARLQLWPLLSLACLPWFLASGIAQQEIGISKRLLWWLGQTVVLIAGLVWTISLIPQLGFIFLLLPIFPIFFGILSFVAAYVKNAWSYGIGSALFFGWSLAAAFPLVA from the coding sequence ATGAATCGTCAGCGTTTTTTGGTGTTAGTTACAGCAATTATACTTATTGCAATCTCTTGGCTCGGCGTTTTCAAAGCTCGCTCAGGGCTGGTGGTTCGTTCCTTGACAGCGAATGATATTCCCATGATCTTCATTGCGCCAAAAAATAGCGATCCGGTACCTGGGGTTTTAATTGCCCATGGCTTTGCGGGGTCTAAGCAATTGATGTTGGGATATGGCTACACCTTTGCCCAGGCAGGCTATGGCAGTCTCTTGTGGGATTTTAGTGGTCATGGTGCCAATCCTGCCCCATTGAACATGGAGACTCTGCAACCTGATTTGGAGGTTGCTTATCAGGCTTTGACTGAACAGCCCGAAGTTGATCCAGAGCGACTAGCGATTTTGGGACATTCCATGGGAAGTAGTGCGGTGATGACGGCCAGTATTGAACAACGCGATCGCTTCGACGCTACCATTGCCATTTCACCGACTCGAGCAGAGGTGACGGCTGATAAACCCGCTAACTTACAGCTTCAAGTGGGCAGTGGAGAAGGTCAATTTGTAGAGAGCGCTCGCAAACTGCTGCAAACGGCTGGGGGAAAAAATCAAAACTTAGCCGAGGGCAGGGGAAGAAAGCTGATTGTTGTGCCTAAAGTTGAGCACATTACCATCTTGTTTAGCGATATTAGCCATCAAAGTGCTCTTCAGTGGCTAAACCAAACCTTTAACCAATTTAAGACCAGCAGCTATATGGACCGACGTATAGGCTGGTATGGCTTACACCTGATCGGTGGTTTGATGGCCCTTGCTGCCATTGTCCCTTGGTTTGCTGCGCCAGCCGTCCAGCAAGCATTCCTAAAACCTTGGCAAAACTGGGGAGGGTTACTGGCTGCCCCCCTAGCTGCCACTGCTGGGGTTAGCCTAATTAGCCGGGGAGTAGAGTTAGAAAATTTGGGTGGCCTAAAAGTAGGGGGAGCGCTAGGCATTTGGTTCTGTTTGGGTGGGCTGATTTGGATAGGGGTACAAGGGTTATGGCCGATCAAAAAGCGCCGATACGGTCAGTTTTCCCCCGCTAGAACCGTAGGAACAGGAATGCTGGTGTTTATTCTCTTGTGGTTTGCCTTTGGGGCCATGGCGCAGGTGGTCTGGGTGCAGTGGTGGCTTATCCCTGCCCGTTTGCAGCTCTGGCCGCTATTGTCATTAGCGTGTTTACCTTGGTTCTTGGCTTCAGGTATTGCCCAACAGGAGATCGGAATCAGCAAGCGTCTTTTATGGTGGCTAGGTCAAACCGTGGTGCTGATTGCCGGATTAGTCTGGACGATCAGTCTGATTCCTCAATTGGGATTTATTTTTCTGCTGTTGCCTATCTTCCCGATCTTTTTCGGCATCCTCTCTTTTGTGGCTGCTTATGTGAAGAATGCTTGGAGCTATGGAATTGGCAGTGCATTATTTTTTGGCTGGTCTTTGGCTGCTGCCTTTCCCCTCGTTGCATAA
- a CDS encoding cold-shock protein: MAKGKVKWFDAQKGYGFIEQESGGDLFVHHSALSEESLAEGQTVEFEVGEGRKGPCAVNVKTV, encoded by the coding sequence ATGGCAAAAGGTAAAGTAAAGTGGTTCGACGCCCAAAAAGGATACGGTTTTATCGAACAAGAAAGTGGTGGGGATCTATTTGTACACCATTCAGCACTCAGTGAAGAATCTTTAGCAGAGGGCCAAACGGTTGAATTTGAAGTGGGCGAAGGCCGCAAGGGTCCTTGCGCTGTAAACGTCAAGACAGTATAG
- a CDS encoding ferredoxin:protochlorophyllide reductase (ATP-dependent) subunit N — MTLADAQPQALDFECETGNYHTFCPISCVAWLYQKIEDSFFLVIGTKTCGYFLQNAMGVMIFAEPRYAMAELEEGDISAKLNDYEELKRLCMQIKRDRNPSVIVWIGTCTTEIIKMDLEGLAPRLESEIDIPIVVARANGLDYAFTQGEDTVLAAMAHRCPKSNAVVEESEKQERGNAITSLLNFGKKKEEVVAEESEYHDHAPLVMFGSLPDPVVTQLTLELKKQGIKVNGWLPAKRFTELPVIDEGYYVAGVNPFLSRTATTLMRRRKCKLIGAPFPIGPDGTRAWIEKICSVLDVEPKGLEEREAKIWANLEDYLEIIRGKSVFFMGDNLLEVSLARFLIRCGMTCPEIGIPYMDKRYQGAELKFLEQTCIDMGVPMPKIVEKPDNYNQVQRIYEHDVDLVITGMAHANPLEARGINTKWSVEFTFAQIHGFTNARDILELVTRPLRRNNSLKDLGWDKLVKEEAKV, encoded by the coding sequence ATGACGCTTGCTGACGCTCAACCACAAGCTCTCGATTTTGAGTGCGAAACTGGGAATTACCATACCTTTTGTCCCATTAGCTGCGTAGCCTGGCTCTATCAGAAAATTGAAGATAGTTTCTTCCTCGTAATTGGCACCAAAACCTGTGGCTATTTCTTACAAAATGCTATGGGTGTGATGATCTTTGCAGAGCCTCGCTATGCTATGGCTGAGCTGGAAGAAGGAGATATTTCCGCCAAGCTCAATGACTATGAGGAACTAAAGCGGTTGTGCATGCAAATCAAACGCGATCGCAACCCCAGTGTGATTGTTTGGATTGGGACTTGCACCACCGAGATCATCAAAATGGATCTCGAAGGGTTGGCTCCTCGTCTAGAAAGTGAAATTGATATTCCTATCGTGGTTGCCAGAGCTAACGGCCTGGACTATGCCTTTACCCAAGGGGAAGACACCGTTCTAGCGGCAATGGCCCATCGCTGTCCTAAGAGCAATGCAGTGGTTGAGGAGTCCGAGAAACAAGAGCGTGGCAACGCCATTACCTCTCTCCTTAATTTCGGTAAGAAGAAAGAAGAGGTTGTCGCTGAAGAGTCTGAATACCACGATCATGCGCCGCTGGTTATGTTTGGTTCCCTGCCTGATCCAGTGGTGACCCAGCTGACATTGGAACTGAAGAAGCAAGGGATTAAAGTCAATGGCTGGCTCCCCGCTAAGCGATTTACTGAATTACCCGTTATTGATGAAGGCTACTATGTGGCAGGCGTTAATCCTTTCCTCAGCCGTACAGCGACCACTTTAATGCGACGACGCAAGTGTAAGCTAATCGGCGCACCATTCCCGATTGGTCCTGATGGAACCCGCGCTTGGATTGAAAAGATATGTTCAGTGCTGGATGTTGAACCTAAAGGATTAGAAGAACGCGAAGCCAAAATTTGGGCCAACCTAGAAGACTATCTTGAGATTATCCGTGGGAAATCGGTCTTCTTTATGGGAGATAACTTACTGGAAGTTTCCCTGGCCCGCTTCTTGATCCGTTGTGGTATGACTTGCCCTGAAATCGGCATTCCTTACATGGACAAGCGCTATCAAGGGGCAGAGCTGAAGTTCCTTGAGCAGACCTGTATTGATATGGGTGTGCCCATGCCCAAGATTGTCGAAAAGCCCGATAACTACAATCAGGTTCAGCGCATTTATGAGCATGATGTTGACTTGGTGATTACTGGGATGGCCCATGCCAATCCTCTAGAAGCACGCGGTATTAATACCAAGTGGTCTGTGGAGTTTACCTTTGCTCAGATTCACGGATTTACAAATGCCCGAGACATCCTAGAGCTGGTTACTCGCCCGCTGCGTCGGAATAACTCTCTCAAGGATTTAGGGTGGGACAAACTGGTAAAAGAAGAAGCTAAAGTTTAG
- the bchL gene encoding ferredoxin:protochlorophyllide reductase (ATP-dependent) iron-sulfur ATP-binding protein codes for MKLAVYGKGGIGKSTTSCNISVALAKRGKKVLQIGCDPKHDSTFTLTGFLIPTIIDTLQEKDYHYEDVWPEDVIYKGFGGVDCVEAGGPPAGAGCGGYVVGETVKLLKELNAFDEYDVILFDVLGDVVCGGFAAPLNYADYCMIVTDNGFDALFAANRIAASVREKARTHPLRLAGLIGNRTSKRDLIDKYIDSVPMPVLEILPLIEDIRVSRVKGKTMFEMAESDPSLEPVCNYYLNIADQILAGPEGVVPEDAQDRELFALLSDFYLNPTQPKTEEEELDLMMV; via the coding sequence GTGAAACTTGCAGTTTACGGAAAAGGCGGAATTGGTAAATCTACAACCAGTTGCAACATTTCAGTTGCCCTAGCCAAGCGAGGCAAGAAAGTTCTACAAATCGGCTGTGACCCTAAGCATGACAGCACCTTCACTTTGACGGGTTTCTTGATTCCAACCATCATCGACACGCTGCAAGAGAAAGACTACCACTATGAAGATGTCTGGCCTGAAGACGTCATCTACAAGGGATTTGGTGGGGTCGACTGTGTAGAAGCGGGTGGTCCCCCTGCGGGTGCAGGCTGCGGCGGTTATGTCGTTGGAGAGACGGTCAAGCTTCTCAAGGAACTCAATGCGTTTGATGAATATGATGTCATTCTGTTTGACGTCTTGGGTGACGTGGTTTGCGGTGGATTTGCTGCGCCTCTTAACTATGCGGACTACTGCATGATCGTTACTGATAACGGTTTTGATGCCTTATTCGCAGCAAATCGGATTGCGGCTTCTGTTCGGGAGAAGGCTCGGACTCACCCCCTTCGCCTTGCAGGGTTGATCGGCAACCGCACCTCCAAGCGTGACTTAATCGACAAATATATTGATTCGGTCCCTATGCCTGTGTTAGAAATTTTGCCTTTAATTGAAGACATTCGCGTGTCTCGGGTGAAAGGCAAAACCATGTTCGAAATGGCAGAGAGTGATCCCTCCCTAGAGCCCGTTTGTAACTATTACCTGAATATTGCTGATCAAATCTTGGCTGGTCCTGAAGGTGTTGTGCCTGAAGATGCCCAAGATCGCGAACTCTTTGCGCTGCTATCTGATTTCTACCTCAATCCCACTCAGCCTAAAACTGAGGAAGAAGAACTTGATCTGATGATGGTTTAA
- a CDS encoding SRPBCC family protein — translation MTPQWLLKFNIWKRRQPSWSLVKSYEAISSASVDSIWRKVVDLADVSWHPLITSTNVPYGLVPKPGLIYQAVSRMVPLPFRIFVERVNPGELVSFRIIALPGVEERVVYRVESSICGTCVSYSVMMRGWLSPLVWSMMQRHAEKVAQRLAEAAENETLQSVSGYLPARKDTCFDF, via the coding sequence TTGACCCCTCAATGGTTGCTTAAGTTCAACATCTGGAAGCGACGCCAACCCAGCTGGTCCTTGGTAAAAAGCTACGAAGCGATTAGCTCGGCATCGGTAGATTCCATCTGGCGCAAAGTTGTTGATTTGGCAGATGTATCTTGGCATCCATTGATTACTAGCACCAATGTCCCCTATGGTTTGGTTCCTAAGCCTGGCCTGATTTATCAGGCAGTGAGTCGGATGGTACCCTTACCGTTTCGTATTTTTGTTGAGCGAGTCAACCCTGGCGAACTGGTCAGTTTCCGCATTATTGCATTACCCGGAGTCGAGGAAAGAGTGGTGTATCGGGTCGAGTCCAGCATTTGTGGGACCTGTGTCTCTTATTCGGTGATGATGCGAGGCTGGTTGTCGCCCCTCGTATGGTCCATGATGCAAAGACATGCAGAAAAGGTGGCCCAACGGCTAGCAGAAGCCGCAGAGAACGAGACCTTGCAATCTGTTTCTGGCTATTTACCGGCTCGAAAGGATACCTGCTTTGACTTTTAG
- a CDS encoding Mrp/NBP35 family ATP-binding protein has protein sequence MPDTIAPSTAKILEVLQPVQDPELQKSLVDLNMIRNVKVENGIATFTLVLTTPACPLKEMIVDDCKKAVQALPGIESVEVEVTAETPQQKSVPDRTGVPGVKNIIAVSSGKGGVGKSTVAVNIAAALAQSGASVGMIDADIYGPNVPTMLGLEDAVVEVRKEAQGDVMEPAIAQGIKLVSMGFLIDKDQPVIWRGPMLNGIIRQFLYQVDWGTLDYLIIDLPPGTGDAQLTLAQAVPMAGVVIVSTPQTVALLDARKGLRMFQQLGVPVLGVVENMSYFIPPDRPETQYDIFGSGGGEKIAKELGVPLIGCVPLEIPVREGGDQGTPIVLSGSSASAQAFQKIATEVAAKVSVAALT, from the coding sequence ATGCCAGACACGATAGCCCCTTCAACCGCAAAAATTTTGGAGGTCTTGCAACCGGTTCAAGATCCTGAACTCCAAAAGAGCCTGGTGGATCTGAATATGATCCGCAATGTGAAAGTTGAGAATGGCATCGCAACCTTTACCTTGGTCCTAACCACTCCTGCCTGCCCCTTGAAGGAGATGATTGTCGATGACTGCAAAAAAGCGGTTCAAGCATTGCCAGGCATTGAGTCTGTAGAGGTGGAAGTCACTGCAGAAACCCCCCAGCAAAAGAGTGTGCCTGATCGCACTGGCGTGCCTGGAGTTAAAAATATTATTGCGGTTTCCAGCGGTAAAGGTGGGGTGGGTAAAAGCACGGTCGCCGTCAATATTGCCGCCGCTTTAGCCCAGTCCGGTGCAAGTGTAGGCATGATTGATGCCGATATTTATGGCCCCAATGTACCCACCATGTTGGGCTTAGAAGATGCCGTGGTTGAGGTCCGCAAAGAGGCGCAAGGGGATGTGATGGAACCTGCGATCGCACAAGGTATCAAGCTGGTCTCCATGGGATTTTTGATCGACAAAGATCAGCCCGTCATTTGGCGAGGACCCATGTTGAACGGGATTATTCGCCAATTTCTCTATCAAGTAGATTGGGGGACCTTAGACTATCTGATTATTGATTTGCCCCCCGGCACCGGGGACGCCCAACTCACCTTAGCCCAGGCAGTACCGATGGCAGGGGTGGTAATTGTCAGTACGCCCCAAACTGTTGCACTCTTAGATGCCCGCAAGGGACTGAGAATGTTTCAACAGTTGGGTGTGCCTGTATTGGGAGTTGTGGAAAACATGAGTTACTTTATCCCGCCCGATCGGCCTGAAACCCAATACGATATTTTCGGTTCTGGGGGCGGGGAAAAGATCGCGAAGGAATTAGGCGTTCCTTTAATTGGCTGTGTGCCCCTAGAAATTCCGGTCCGAGAAGGCGGGGATCAAGGAACACCGATTGTCCTCAGTGGCTCATCTGCGTCTGCCCAAGCATTCCAAAAAATTGCGACGGAGGTTGCGGCAAAGGTTTCGGTTGCGGCTTTGACCTAA
- the rodA gene encoding rod shape-determining protein RodA, producing MLINKTLRKWFPWRTWIQPWDNIDRWLLLLAIGLTVFGGILIRSTQATQGWTDWLQHWTIGAIGVAIAMTIATWPYQILLSLHWLIYAATNLSLIAVIAIGTSELGAQRWISVAGFNVQPSEFAKVGVIISLAALLHHRPATKLSSVLQILAITFVPWALVLVQPDLGTSLVFAAITLGMMYWANANLGWIVLLFSPLISGILFNIPPTSHWLWIIWAIWLVTIAFIGWLSIPVRMIGGLGALLINLGSGALGRVAWEFLQDYQKARIILFLDPEQDPLGGGYHLIQSRIAIGSGQLWGRGLDQGTQTGLSFIPEQHTDFIFSAAGEQFGFVGSLLLIAAIWLLCMRLIFVALNAEDDFGSLIAIGVLSMVIFQVFVNISMTIGLAPVTGIPLPWLSYGRSALLTNFIAIGLVESVANHRKKRRF from the coding sequence ATGCTGATCAATAAAACTCTGCGCAAATGGTTTCCATGGCGAACCTGGATTCAGCCTTGGGATAATATCGACCGTTGGTTGCTACTGTTAGCGATTGGGTTAACCGTTTTTGGCGGTATTTTAATTCGGAGTACCCAAGCCACCCAAGGCTGGACAGATTGGCTCCAGCATTGGACGATTGGAGCGATTGGGGTGGCGATTGCCATGACCATTGCCACTTGGCCCTATCAAATTCTGTTGAGTTTGCATTGGCTGATATATGCGGCGACGAATTTATCGTTGATCGCCGTTATCGCCATCGGAACCAGTGAACTGGGGGCTCAGCGGTGGATCTCCGTTGCCGGTTTTAATGTGCAGCCATCTGAATTTGCCAAAGTGGGCGTCATTATTTCCCTGGCGGCCCTACTCCACCATCGGCCCGCCACCAAGTTATCGTCAGTCCTCCAGATTCTAGCCATTACTTTTGTGCCCTGGGCGTTAGTGCTGGTGCAGCCCGATCTAGGAACATCTCTAGTGTTTGCGGCCATTACCCTAGGCATGATGTATTGGGCCAATGCCAATTTGGGATGGATTGTGCTGCTTTTTTCTCCTTTAATTTCTGGGATTTTATTTAATATCCCTCCCACCTCCCATTGGCTATGGATTATTTGGGCGATTTGGTTAGTCACAATTGCGTTTATCGGTTGGCTTAGCATCCCTGTTCGAATGATCGGAGGACTTGGCGCTCTGTTGATTAATTTAGGCTCTGGTGCATTGGGTAGAGTCGCTTGGGAATTTCTCCAGGATTATCAAAAAGCGCGGATTATTCTGTTTCTCGACCCTGAGCAAGATCCTTTGGGCGGCGGCTATCACCTCATTCAGTCTCGGATTGCCATTGGTTCTGGACAGCTATGGGGACGAGGGCTAGATCAAGGCACTCAAACCGGCTTGAGCTTTATCCCAGAACAACATACAGATTTTATTTTTTCTGCCGCGGGTGAGCAATTTGGCTTTGTCGGCAGTTTGCTTTTGATTGCCGCCATTTGGCTGTTATGCATGCGCCTGATTTTTGTGGCTTTGAATGCGGAAGACGATTTCGGCTCTTTAATCGCCATTGGCGTCCTGTCGATGGTTATTTTTCAAGTCTTTGTGAACATTAGTATGACCATCGGCCTGGCTCCTGTAACGGGAATTCCTCTACCTTGGCTCAGTTATGGTCGTTCAGCCCTACTGACAAACTTTATTGCCATAGGATTGGTGGAATCCGTGGCCAACCATCGCAAAAAACGCAGATTTTAG
- a CDS encoding NAD(P)H dehydrogenase subunit NdhS → MILPGSSVRVVNTGDTYFGFEGQVQRVADGQAAVIFDGGNWTKIVTFRLPELEIVKRGKGKK, encoded by the coding sequence ATGATTTTGCCCGGTTCATCAGTTCGCGTTGTGAATACGGGTGATACCTATTTTGGATTTGAAGGCCAGGTCCAACGGGTTGCAGACGGTCAGGCCGCCGTTATTTTTGATGGAGGCAACTGGACCAAGATTGTCACGTTTCGCCTGCCCGAGTTAGAAATTGTCAAACGAGGCAAGGGCAAGAAGTAA